One genomic window of Arthrobacter caoxuetaonis includes the following:
- a CDS encoding SRPBCC domain-containing protein encodes MSELEALLSETERTFGLRQIAAGHAQMVVIGRSVPQPIGEVWNAISDPARLGAYFEEPHGDFRRGGEFEVPGIASGTILRCDPPRLLTVSWMPPHGKAGELEIHLSDEDGSTRLELRYASVRKRFSLIDPEGSEWAAGAGWEFFVDNLAANLEGREPHRWAPDWRALEGAERELFEARNAEWERAWEQFEREHAPLPGPE; translated from the coding sequence ATGTCCGAATTGGAAGCGTTGCTCTCCGAAACGGAGCGGACTTTCGGTCTTCGCCAGATCGCTGCGGGCCATGCGCAGATGGTGGTCATTGGACGGAGCGTTCCACAGCCCATAGGCGAGGTGTGGAACGCCATTTCCGACCCTGCCCGGCTCGGCGCCTACTTTGAAGAGCCGCATGGAGACTTCCGGCGCGGCGGAGAGTTCGAGGTTCCCGGGATTGCATCGGGCACCATTCTCCGGTGCGATCCGCCGCGGCTGCTGACGGTGTCCTGGATGCCGCCGCACGGCAAGGCCGGAGAGCTGGAGATCCACCTCTCCGATGAAGACGGATCCACGCGGCTGGAACTGCGTTATGCCTCAGTGCGCAAACGCTTTTCGCTGATAGACCCGGAGGGCAGTGAATGGGCGGCAGGGGCCGGATGGGAGTTCTTCGTCGATAACCTGGCGGCCAATCTGGAAGGCCGTGAGCCGCATCGGTGGGCTCCCGACTGGCGTGCGCTCGAAGGGGCCGAAAGGGAGCTCTTCGAGGCCCGGAATGCTGAATGGGAGCGTGCGTGGGAGCAGTTTGAGCGCGAGCACGCACCCCTCCCGGGGCCTGAATAA
- a CDS encoding penicillin-binding transpeptidase domain-containing protein produces the protein MTAAVLTFSVLGFSLTACSGEDRPAPEDAAGTLAEGLSQLDVSGSSFLGATPDEVNTQLAESTAGLAPLTPQVAVGSVEETAEDEAMATLKYVWDVNASETDYSYDTTVALQRNEEDVWEVKFTPAAVHPDLAPGDRLVREVTPAPRADIIGSGGQVIVTERPVWSVGIDKTWVGEEELAASAARLAEFLELDPAAYTAQVEAAGAEAFVEAVTLRQDTVSPPEEFKAQVAEIPGAAAIAGTLPLAPTRTFARALLGSVGQATAELIDASDGALSAGDVTGLSGLQQQYDEQLRGTDGVVIRTVNAEDVPSAPLFQSERASGQPLQTTLDARMQNLAESVLEDEPSASALVAIQPSSGNILAVANGPGSEGAQTALLGQYAPGSTFKMATSLAMLRSGAAPETAVSCPEELNVDGRLFNNASTYPAQFLGEIPLRQAFAQSCNTAFLNARGTVAQPDLASAAQSLGLGVTASIGTPAYFGSVPEAAEGTLHAASMIGQGEVLVSPLALAVAGASVAKGERVSPALVQPANAASGSSAPASGSAAPEAAPLTAGEAETLRSLMRSVVTDGGVQLLQSVPGEPVLAKTGTAEFGSDTPPRTHAWVVAIQGDLAVALFIEEGELGSTSGGPVMKAFLDGLAG, from the coding sequence TTGACTGCCGCCGTTCTGACCTTCTCGGTTCTGGGATTCTCGCTCACCGCGTGCTCCGGAGAGGACCGGCCGGCTCCCGAAGACGCGGCCGGAACCCTCGCTGAAGGACTCTCACAGCTCGATGTCTCCGGGAGCTCCTTCCTTGGGGCCACCCCCGATGAAGTGAACACCCAGCTGGCGGAATCGACCGCCGGACTTGCCCCGTTGACGCCGCAGGTCGCAGTCGGTTCGGTGGAGGAGACGGCCGAGGACGAGGCCATGGCCACCCTGAAATACGTGTGGGACGTCAACGCCTCGGAGACGGACTACAGCTATGACACAACGGTCGCCCTCCAGCGGAACGAGGAGGACGTCTGGGAGGTAAAGTTCACGCCCGCAGCCGTCCACCCCGATCTGGCGCCAGGTGACCGTCTGGTGCGCGAGGTGACCCCCGCCCCGCGGGCAGACATTATCGGATCGGGCGGGCAGGTCATCGTGACGGAGCGCCCCGTCTGGAGTGTCGGGATCGACAAGACCTGGGTCGGGGAAGAAGAACTCGCAGCCTCGGCCGCCCGCCTCGCGGAATTCCTGGAGCTGGACCCTGCTGCCTACACGGCGCAGGTAGAGGCCGCCGGAGCAGAAGCATTCGTGGAGGCCGTTACCCTGCGGCAGGATACTGTCAGCCCGCCGGAAGAGTTCAAGGCACAGGTCGCGGAGATTCCCGGCGCCGCGGCGATCGCCGGCACCCTGCCGCTGGCACCCACACGCACGTTCGCCCGCGCCCTGCTGGGTTCAGTGGGCCAAGCCACGGCAGAGCTGATTGACGCTTCCGACGGCGCCCTCAGCGCAGGTGATGTCACCGGATTGTCGGGGCTGCAGCAGCAGTACGACGAGCAGCTGCGCGGCACCGACGGCGTCGTCATCCGGACAGTGAACGCCGAAGATGTCCCCTCGGCGCCGCTGTTCCAGTCCGAGCGTGCCAGCGGCCAGCCGCTGCAGACGACGCTGGACGCGCGGATGCAGAACCTCGCCGAATCAGTCCTGGAAGACGAACCCTCCGCCTCCGCACTGGTGGCCATCCAGCCCTCCAGCGGGAACATCCTCGCTGTGGCCAACGGCCCGGGAAGTGAAGGAGCCCAGACCGCGCTGCTGGGACAGTACGCCCCCGGTTCCACGTTCAAGATGGCGACGTCGCTGGCCATGCTGCGCTCCGGCGCGGCGCCCGAGACAGCAGTCTCCTGCCCGGAAGAACTGAACGTGGACGGACGGCTCTTCAACAACGCGAGCACGTATCCTGCCCAGTTCCTCGGAGAGATTCCGCTGCGCCAGGCATTCGCCCAGTCCTGCAACACGGCCTTCCTCAACGCACGCGGAACGGTAGCCCAGCCGGACCTCGCCTCGGCTGCCCAGTCGCTGGGACTTGGAGTGACTGCCTCGATCGGCACGCCTGCCTACTTTGGTTCCGTCCCCGAGGCAGCGGAGGGAACCCTCCACGCCGCATCGATGATTGGGCAGGGTGAGGTCCTGGTCAGTCCGCTGGCCCTCGCGGTTGCCGGAGCGTCGGTTGCCAAGGGGGAACGTGTTTCTCCTGCCCTGGTCCAGCCCGCAAATGCGGCTTCCGGGTCCTCCGCTCCTGCATCCGGTTCCGCCGCCCCGGAAGCCGCTCCCCTGACCGCCGGGGAAGCAGAAACGCTCCGCTCCCTGATGCGTTCGGTGGTGACCGACGGCGGAGTGCAGCTGCTCCAGAGCGTTCCCGGAGAACCCGTCCTGGCGAAAACCGGCACCGCCGAGTTTGGCAGCGACACCCCGCCGCGCACCCACGCCTGGGTTGTGGCGATTCAGGGGGACCTCGCCGTCGCACTTTTCATTGAAGAGGGCGAACTCGGTTCCACCTCCGGCGGACCGGTGATGAAGGCGTTCCTGGACGGACTGGCCGGATAA
- a CDS encoding YccF domain-containing protein, which translates to MKAILNVIWLLFGGIWLALGYVAAGIICCLLIVTIPFGIASFRIASYALWPFGRTVIDSGRGTGVLATLGNVIWLVFAGIWIAIGHVLTAIPMFVSIIGIPLGIANLKMIPISLVPLGKRIVPTSGPGLVPYNSRTPYAAYPGGPGPAPFGR; encoded by the coding sequence ATGAAGGCAATCCTGAACGTCATCTGGCTCCTGTTCGGCGGCATCTGGCTGGCCCTTGGCTATGTGGCCGCCGGCATCATCTGCTGCCTGCTGATTGTGACCATCCCGTTCGGGATCGCGTCCTTCCGCATCGCTTCCTATGCACTCTGGCCTTTCGGACGTACCGTGATCGACAGCGGGCGGGGAACCGGGGTGCTGGCCACCCTCGGAAACGTCATTTGGCTGGTTTTCGCGGGTATCTGGATTGCCATCGGGCATGTCCTGACCGCAATTCCGATGTTCGTGAGCATCATCGGCATTCCGCTGGGCATTGCGAACCTCAAGATGATCCCTATTTCGCTGGTTCCCCTCGGCAAGCGGATTGTTCCCACCTCCGGCCCCGGACTGGTGCCGTACAACTCCCGGACGCCGTACGCTGCCTATCCGGGAGGCCCCGGGCCAGCTCCCTTCGGCCGTTAA
- a CDS encoding pyridoxamine 5'-phosphate oxidase family protein, producing the protein MPRTNDDATVPVELGASECWDYIRQSSVGRLAVISGGRPEIFPINFAVDHGSVVFRTAEGTKLSAALDDSPVAFEIDGYDDRLSFAWSVVLKGTASRLESIEDVLDSAELELFPWQEGEKNHFIRIEPEEISGRRFLINNAARRHVLAARRRQAFTE; encoded by the coding sequence ATGCCGCGAACCAACGATGATGCCACGGTCCCTGTCGAACTCGGAGCCAGCGAATGCTGGGACTACATCCGCCAGTCCTCCGTGGGACGCCTCGCTGTGATCTCCGGCGGACGTCCCGAAATCTTCCCCATCAACTTCGCCGTGGACCACGGTTCGGTCGTCTTCCGCACCGCTGAAGGCACCAAGCTCTCCGCGGCCCTGGACGACTCCCCCGTTGCCTTCGAGATCGACGGCTACGACGACCGTCTGAGTTTCGCCTGGAGCGTGGTGCTGAAGGGAACCGCATCGCGGCTCGAATCCATCGAGGACGTCCTGGACTCGGCTGAGCTGGAGCTTTTCCCCTGGCAGGAGGGCGAGAAGAACCATTTCATCCGCATCGAGCCGGAAGAGATTTCCGGCCGCCGCTTCCTGATCAATAACGCCGCACGCCGCCACGTCCTCGCGGCCCGCCGCCGCCAGGCGTTCACGGAATAG
- a CDS encoding HutD/Ves family protein, producing MPAPVLSFAALPSRSWGSNSGRAKDLATGPAGPSGSPGWRLSAATIEKSGPFTSFEGTDRITVPVEGELLLLDVDGTEHAMERLRPLRYPGDVPVQASLPTGEVTVLNTFVDRNSYGAAVMVVELSKKNPPSLGPDQFLVLLQGSAKAVLDGGSRTEELDLLDTVAGGADQPQVLGRGFAAVVSFYPLD from the coding sequence ATGCCCGCTCCAGTACTGAGTTTCGCCGCTCTTCCGTCCCGGTCCTGGGGCAGCAATTCCGGCCGCGCCAAGGACCTGGCCACCGGACCGGCCGGCCCCTCAGGCTCCCCCGGCTGGCGCCTGTCCGCCGCAACCATCGAGAAGTCCGGCCCGTTCACGTCCTTCGAGGGCACGGACCGGATCACCGTCCCGGTGGAAGGCGAACTGCTGCTCCTCGACGTGGACGGCACCGAGCACGCCATGGAAAGGCTGCGCCCGCTGCGCTACCCCGGCGACGTACCGGTTCAGGCGTCCCTGCCCACCGGTGAGGTGACGGTACTGAACACGTTCGTGGACCGGAACAGCTACGGAGCCGCCGTCATGGTGGTGGAACTGTCCAAGAAGAATCCGCCGTCCCTCGGCCCGGACCAGTTTCTGGTGCTGCTCCAGGGGTCTGCCAAGGCCGTGCTCGACGGCGGAAGCCGCACCGAAGAGCTCGATTTGCTGGACACCGTTGCCGGCGGCGCCGACCAGCCCCAGGTGCTTGGCCGCGGATTTGCCGCCGTCGTCAGCTTTTACCCGCTGGACTAA
- a CDS encoding DEAD/DEAH box helicase — translation MTTFAALGVPKALVSILSAQGIAEPFPIQVETLPDTLKGRDVLGRGRTGSGKTLAFSLPLVTRLAEAEAAYRRRPNRPLGLVLAPTRELATQINNVIEPLAAELGLNTTVIYGGVSQQRQEKALGAGVDIVIACPGRLEDLMKQKVISLDAVEITVLDEADHMADLGFLPVVQRLLDRTPEKGQRMLFSATLDNGVDKLVRRYLSNPLTHSVDEPQAAVSTMEHHVLLVQDQTAKKLLVKELASGHGRRIMFMRTKHHARKMAKFLTDSGIPTVDLHGNLSQNARDRNLAEFASGDVRVLVATDVAARGVHVNDVELVVHIDPPTEHKAYLHRSGRTARAGSDGTVVTVTLPEQKGEVSKLMKAAGVDVSIEKVSHNSPSIAKLIGERAAVIEPHVRAAQLAAKSPQQGAGRSTGANAQRKRAARTGTGTGTRAGGRGGAGGRGRVSAERTASSEAPRAQRSPEGRRGSAAAATTQGRNRRPATGQRAGDVAAAGTHRSAGTRSAAPAGAGRPARAAGPRRATAPASNERRGR, via the coding sequence ATGACCACTTTTGCTGCACTTGGCGTACCCAAGGCACTTGTTTCCATCCTCTCCGCCCAGGGAATCGCAGAGCCGTTCCCCATCCAGGTGGAAACCCTTCCCGATACCCTCAAGGGCCGGGATGTCCTGGGCCGCGGCCGGACCGGTTCCGGCAAGACCCTTGCGTTCTCGCTCCCGCTGGTAACCCGCCTGGCCGAGGCCGAGGCTGCCTACCGCCGCCGCCCGAACCGCCCCCTGGGCCTGGTCCTGGCGCCGACGCGTGAACTTGCGACCCAGATCAACAACGTCATCGAGCCCCTCGCCGCCGAGCTGGGCCTGAACACCACCGTCATCTACGGCGGCGTGTCCCAGCAGCGCCAGGAAAAGGCACTGGGCGCCGGCGTCGACATTGTTATTGCCTGCCCCGGCCGGCTCGAGGACCTGATGAAGCAGAAGGTCATCAGCCTGGACGCGGTGGAAATCACCGTGCTGGACGAGGCTGACCACATGGCCGACCTCGGGTTCCTTCCGGTCGTCCAGCGCCTGCTGGACCGCACCCCGGAAAAGGGCCAGCGCATGCTCTTCTCCGCCACGCTGGACAACGGAGTGGACAAGCTGGTCCGCCGCTACCTCTCCAACCCGCTGACCCACTCCGTGGACGAGCCGCAGGCTGCAGTCAGCACCATGGAGCACCACGTGCTGCTGGTCCAGGACCAGACCGCCAAGAAGCTTCTGGTCAAGGAACTGGCCTCCGGCCATGGCCGCCGCATCATGTTCATGCGCACCAAGCACCATGCCCGCAAGATGGCCAAGTTCCTCACGGACAGCGGAATCCCCACCGTTGACCTGCACGGCAACCTCTCGCAGAACGCCCGTGACCGCAACCTGGCCGAGTTCGCCTCCGGCGACGTCCGCGTGCTGGTCGCCACCGACGTGGCCGCCCGCGGCGTCCACGTGAACGACGTCGAGCTGGTCGTCCACATCGATCCGCCCACGGAGCACAAGGCCTACCTGCACCGCTCGGGCCGTACTGCCCGTGCCGGTTCCGACGGCACCGTCGTCACCGTGACCCTTCCCGAGCAGAAGGGCGAGGTGTCCAAGCTGATGAAGGCTGCCGGCGTCGACGTCTCGATCGAGAAGGTCTCCCACAATTCCCCGTCGATCGCGAAGCTGATCGGCGAACGCGCCGCCGTCATCGAGCCGCACGTCCGTGCAGCCCAGCTGGCAGCGAAGTCCCCGCAGCAGGGTGCAGGACGCTCCACCGGAGCCAACGCCCAGCGCAAGCGCGCAGCCCGCACCGGTACCGGTACCGGTACCCGTGCCGGCGGACGCGGCGGTGCAGGCGGACGCGGACGCGTCTCTGCCGAGCGCACTGCCTCCTCCGAGGCTCCCCGCGCCCAGCGCAGCCCTGAAGGCCGCCGCGGCTCGGCCGCCGCAGCCACCACTCAGGGCCGCAACCGCCGCCCCGCCACCGGCCAGCGTGCCGGCGACGTCGCCGCAGCGGGCACCCACCGCTCAGCCGGCACCCGTTCGGCAGCTCCGGCAGGCGCAGGCCGTCCGGCCCGTGCCGCCGGTCCCCGCCGCGCAACCGCACCGGCGTCGAACGAACGCCGCGGCCGCTAG
- the trmB gene encoding tRNA (guanosine(46)-N7)-methyltransferase TrmB, whose translation MTTEPALPVSDDADGAEGPETQHFRAPVSFVRRGSRLQGRRQQAWDELSDVFVIDVPRVSSDTSVDPEYVFDAEAAFGRKAPLVVEIGSGLGEAITHAAEQNPEKNYLAVEVYLPGLAQTLQRIGQKNLTNVRVVQANAPEVLSTMLPAGSVDELWVFFPDPWHKTRHHKRRMVKDSFAELAARALVPGGLWRLATDWSDYAVQMRDVLDASPCFENLHPGERGGPDGPLTQVHAQGLEGKEASDDVDTRGGWAPRFEGRTLTSFENKAHQANRLIFDLTYRKA comes from the coding sequence ATGACTACTGAACCAGCCCTTCCCGTTTCCGACGACGCCGACGGCGCGGAAGGCCCGGAAACACAGCATTTCCGTGCGCCGGTGTCCTTCGTCCGCCGGGGTTCCCGGCTTCAGGGACGGCGCCAGCAGGCCTGGGACGAACTCTCCGACGTCTTCGTGATCGATGTCCCCCGTGTCTCTTCCGACACCTCCGTGGATCCGGAGTATGTGTTCGACGCCGAAGCCGCCTTTGGCCGCAAGGCGCCCCTCGTCGTCGAGATTGGTTCCGGCCTGGGCGAAGCCATTACCCACGCCGCGGAGCAGAACCCGGAGAAGAACTATCTGGCGGTGGAGGTCTATCTACCCGGCCTCGCGCAGACACTGCAGCGCATCGGGCAGAAGAACCTGACCAACGTCCGGGTTGTCCAGGCGAATGCCCCCGAGGTCCTCTCCACCATGCTGCCGGCCGGCTCGGTCGATGAACTCTGGGTGTTCTTCCCTGACCCCTGGCACAAGACCCGCCACCACAAGCGCCGGATGGTGAAGGATTCCTTCGCTGAGCTGGCGGCCCGGGCTCTGGTCCCGGGCGGCCTGTGGCGCCTGGCCACGGACTGGTCCGACTACGCCGTACAGATGCGCGACGTCCTGGATGCCTCCCCGTGCTTCGAAAACCTGCATCCCGGTGAACGCGGCGGGCCGGACGGCCCGCTGACCCAGGTTCACGCCCAGGGCCTGGAAGGCAAGGAGGCCTCCGACGACGTCGACACCCGCGGCGGCTGGGCCCCGAGGTTCGAGGGCCGTACCCTGACCAGCTTCGAGAACAAGGCCCACCAGGCCAACCGCCTCATCTTCGACCTGACCTACCGCAAGGCCTGA